In Lactuca sativa cultivar Salinas chromosome 5, Lsat_Salinas_v11, whole genome shotgun sequence, the DNA window GATTGAAAGATGATTGCAAAGTTGTAAATTGATGATTTTGGAAAAATCGATGGTGCTGTTGGGTTCGATGACGATGACGAGAACACACGGTGAGCCTAGAAATTAGAGCGCAAGAAAGAATATGGGGAATGGTATACATTAACTTAGATCATATAATATACATTAGTTTAAAGGTGATCTTCAGAAAAGTCTAAATATTTTGGTTATTggaaaaaaataatgaaaaagccATAAAattttgatcaatgaatgaaaaaGCCCCAAAATTTGGGTCAATTAACGAAAAAGACGAGATACCGGCTAAATCTTTGAAATCGGGCCTGAAGGGTTGTTCTGAATTTTAGCTGttaatctgtttttttttttataaacaaaatttaatttgcGATTAAACCGTAAACTAGCCAAAAATATTAGGATTTTATTGGAGATTTACCTTGAATCAATCTTATATTGTAAATATTTTGAGCTTATGTCTCGAGTCTCGAGTCTCGAAACCTGTTAGTAACATTTATTTGATAAATTAAAAAACACTAGCATCTTGAACTAATTGTTCAAGTCGAAATAATTTCTTTAATTTTTAAACAAGTCAAGGAGAATCAATGTTTTGCATCGTTTGACTTGTCTttgtaaaagagtttttgaactcGAACTCGAACTCGAACTCAAGTAGCTCGTTAATTATTTGATCTTTGTCTTAACACACAATACTACGTGAAGATGTGATTGGAAAACTTTAGCAAGCCTTGTTTCCAAATGTGTCTcgaacataacatataacatcttTTGGGCCTCCATTATTGGCCCATAGGATGTACTCAAATCCGTATAATGGTAAATCGTTAATGACGCTATTAGTTTAattcatttatataaaaaaacccaattcaaacttttggataACAAACACACAAAAATATGAAACAGTAAAACAAACATGTCAGATCGCCTGAAAGGATCGAAATTTTCCAAACGTATTTAAATGATTCCAACCATTATACATTTCTTAATTACATATATTGTTATACAACCATTATACATTTCTTAATTACATATATTGTTATACCATGTAGCAACCacaattataaaattaaataaattaatgtttatagtataaacttaaaattattaatcagttattttaaataaattattaattaagagatattttttaattatataaaattataatctttaatttaaataaacacatgaaattatatcaccttataatttgtattgattttattttaattttcattctaatgttattaatttaataaagttagaataaaaaatttaaaatttaaaatttagaaTGGAGACTCAATTTGTTGGAAAATGACATGAATAAAAAGCTTAATAGAATGAAACATGACAAAAagagaataaaaatattattttattatagtaGAAAGAAGAAATTTGATACGTTAAGTACCATTTAAATTCAAAATGTATTGGGTCATCCAAACCCATGCCCCTTTTTGATTCATacataaaacattaaaaattataaattatgatCTCATTACCACCATGTCCTACATgtaattatataagttttaacaCCTCTAATGATTTTATAAAGTGAAATAAAAATACTTTCCATAAAACATTCCGATCGATACATATATATTAGAACATCCGCAAtacatattttaataaaatagttAGAATGAAAATAGATGTTTAGTTGAAATTCAATAGATTAAATTCAATCATATTAGGATGTCACATTGATATTCAATGAATTTGAAAGTTCAAGAATCATTAACTCTTCAattgaaaaaattaaatatttttttatgtttaaaataaaTGTTTCATTGAACTTTTATGGAGTTACATGTATTGTACGAAAATGTTGTTTtcgaaaaacaaaaaattattgtgcgaaaatataataattaaagtTGTATGAAAAATAGAATAGGAACGTTTTAACTTCCTGTATAGTTGAATATATTATAAATACCACAACCAATGCATTCTCCACAAATAGTTCCACCCTAAACTCCAAAATATTTGTAATTATAGTACCTGGTAAATCTATAATATTGTGTAACATAATTAACCAAAAGATACAAACATGCACGATTACATTAGATCAGTTTACGATTAATTAATTTAAGAAGATCACAATGGGTAAATGCACATACAAAAGTAAAATCACCATAAGCACCCCAAGTGAACTTTTAAATATCAAATACCACATTTTAGCAATTAATCAAGATTCAAGATACACACTAAAATCAATAGCCACAATAGTGATTCACCATTCATGTACATAAGGAAGATGTGATCATATCTTAATCACCATTGGTGTTCATACTAAAAAACCACAATAGTTCTGTAAACTATTGATCTTAATTAGATCTAAAAGTAATGCATAACGTATAGTTATTCTACTTTTACAACATCTTTGTGAAAAAAAGGAACCATCTTTGCATTTATTTCTCGACTTCAAGTATCGAAGGTGTAAATTAAAGAAGTTACAAAGCCGCCATATATATATGGTTGATCTTCTTGCAATGATCCTACTTTGCACCACGCCTGATACGGAAACAAAGAGTTGAAACAGGTGATTTGGATCTATCTTGATCCTCAAATGATTTTCTGCGGCTCTCCATGGTCAGGGTGTAAGGAGATGATGCAGAATCTGAATACGACAAAGTAGAGAACAAAGAAGACGATTCCGATGAAGCTGGTGAAGCAGGAGAATTATAGGGCTTTCTAGTAGGTGTCATGAGCCTAGGGAGGACAGCATGTAGAATACCACCACCTTTAGGTTTTTGGCTCTTTTTGTTGGGTGTGTTGGGAGAATTGAACAGAAAAGATGGTGGTGGTGTGAGTGGAGGAAGTGGGGTTTCACGAAATCGCACTCTGGGTGTACCTGGTTGGGATTCCCATTTAAATGGGACTCCAACAGGTGCACGACCATAATACACTTCTAGAGAAGAATGGTGTATTGCCATCTCCATTGATGAACGCCTTGAACTGGTTGAGAATCGCCTATCATCCCTTGTTTTGATGCTCATCGCGGGAACATCAGATCTTCCTGAAAGGGTTTTCATCTTTTCTTGATGACTTGAACCCTAAGTCACCCGAAAAATATTTGAATTCTTTACAAAAGAATGGATGAAAGAGGTACGAGTTTGGTTACTTAAATATAGTTAAGTTCCCAATGCACATTCCTCATCTTACTCTCACTGACACTGACATGTTCAACCTTCTATATGAGCAggttcctctctctctctctctcatcatgTGAACATCAAGAAACAAGACTTTTGGATGTTTTTAATATTGAACAATGAAAGTTGAATCTAGAGTCAAACATAAAAGATGATATAATAAGCAAGATAAAGAAAGGGCACCTAAAATCTTgaaagtattaatgagatatgcaGGTTATAGAACATGTGAGAGCGGCATTGTAGCAAAAATCGCTAATTCTTAAATGATAGGTGCATGTGCCATATGTTAAGCAGGCATTTTCTAgcgtgcaacattaaagcattcaGTCAAATCTCTAATTCCCAGATGAAAAAAATACAAGTAAATGGCTTTTTGAATCTGTAATACAGTAATACGTtattatatatgaaaaaaaaatacctaGGTTATGACTTATGATCATTTTATATcgattaaaaatataaacaccATCGCACCTACTATCTGATTTAACCCTAGATCTGTGATTCTATTTGAGGTCAAACAGCTAAAGATTCCATGAAACAGGTGAAAAGTCTATATCCATAAAGTTTGTTTAATCACTTACTGATGATGCGCAAACATGCTAATATTTATCCGATAACGCAAGGAAATTGACTAGCTCAAAGTACATCGCTGTCACGTGATTTGATTCATCAACTTCCATGTAGCCAAAGCCATTTAATTACATATCGATAATATTCTACGACTACACATTGTTGATCAGTCATTTTCCATTCATTCTCAACATTTAATTCAAAGCAAAACGTAGCCTGTGAATTCTTCGTTCATAAGTAAGGTTCGGGAGATCGTTTGTGCGTCTTTCAGAACCTCAAGATGCATACAGCAGATATATACAATTAGAATTAGTACATAACCAACTCCCCAAGTTTATCCTATAATATATAGTTTGAATAGAACAGACAAACTACCAACAAATAAACTTACAAACTGTTGAAGTGTCACTGTCTTCTAGTATATCTGACCTAAATATAGTTAATAAGATGCTTCTTGATGTAAAGCTATCGATCCACGATTAAATAACAAAGTAACCAGCAAAATCACTCACCTATGACAAGAATAAGCATGCCAAGAATCAAGATGCATACGGCATGATACCACCATACACCGCCATTTCAATATTCAAATATCTTTAAAGTTatttaattttgtttgttttttatatgTTGTTGTTCTGTAGttattaaagtattttatttgtaaaatgtttaaatctattagggtgtaTTTAATCATTTttgcatattttataaaaatatagaaaTCGGACCGTTTACCTGAGTGGAGTGTAATAGCTAGCCGTGCTCTTGCCTGCCCATGGATTCAACAACAGTTTGAAAGGTTAACCTATTCGGGAATCTCCAGATCTATGCTTATTTTTATCTCCCAAAGCATTTTGTCAGCTTACTACGCCCTTCCTCGTCTCCATGAAAGAAAGATTAATGATTCATATAAATCCCTCAATGAGAAATGGCCCGAATAAATCCAACGAGTGATTAATAATCTTATAATCATGTtagacataaaaaaaaaaaagtatcatCGCCTTTTATGACGAATCATATGGTTACCTGGCTTTTCGGAAACCAGCTTGGTTTTAAAACTGGTCTGGTTTGAGTCAACGAAGATAAAACCGGATCAGATTGAAACGGTGTCAAACTGAAAATTATCCGAACCTATACAAATCGGACCGTACCGAGGAAACTGGTTTGGAAAAAACCACTTAGATTTTCTTTGGCCCACGTTCTTGTTAATTGGGCTGGCATCAGTTTTCTTGTTGGTTGTTTTGTGTTGGCCCATTGTTTTGTGTATTTGGCCCAAACTGTGTATTTGGCCCAAACAGATAAATGAgaggagaagaggtgaagaaaaTATCACACTAACAAGATAGAGCCTACATGTGATACCTTGCACATATTTTTGCGAACTGCAATAAGTGAGGCTAAAGTTTGACTCATACCAACTTTTGTCAGTTGGATAGTGAAAGACAACTTTTGTATAGTGATAGATTTGGAaataaattttcataaaattttCCCTTTTGTACCATACCATGCAACTTTATCACTCTTtgtctatatataataaaaacaaagCAAACTACATTTTCAATTCCTATAGTCGACTTCATTTCTAGTATGACTACAATCGACTTCATTGCTAGTATGCCTATAGTCCACTTCATTGCTAGTGAAcgcaaaaacaaacaaaaatctaCATTGCTTGTGAACTCTGAGgcttacatacatacatactttgCTACATTAACCTCCATTGTTGTAAATATAgccaaaaatatatatttctcaAGTTGCATACATATTTATTGTAACACCATATTTTTAAAATACTATTTATCatcaataaaaatatatttttacaaaAACTTTCAAAGCATTATCAGATATtactatttttaatgttataaaaTAATATCAACATTTAtagtaaaagagaaattaaaggGTTCTACAACCTTCTCTGATTCCATTGTTGTTCTTCTAATAAACGCTCTTCCCTTGCACCTCCATTCTTGAGTATGTAACACAAATTTACATAAGTTCGAAGACCCGTGAGTTATATGAGTTTTGACACAGACTTTAATAAATTTTAAATGCGTTTAATTGTACTATACACAAAGTCTTTAGCAGATAAAGTCCtagcacatacaaccctaacacATATGCCCACGAGAGAAAAAATCAACCAGAGGCCAACAACCCCCGTTACGGATCGTACTTGAGTATGAATTGCTTGGGAACCTGAGTTTCATGAGACAGATCTATGTCATCACATGAAAACCTGAAACCAATGTCACATCCCTAATTCTTGCGGCCAAATAAAACtttttctttatgcttatttaaaatatagatagtgtttgttttttgtctgcagatctgcatgacctcttctgtctgcgtcgcgcagaccacgcgcagacattagccttcgtagactgtttgtttttttgaagactacAGACCTAAAAATGTATGTGCGTCCTCTTCTTGGCACAGATGTCATCTTCTAACATTTTCAAACATCTtctagcctatatatatatatatatatatatatatatatatatatatatatatatatatatatatatatatatatatctttattttttaagtttttttttaatttatatttttttccaactttattaatgataaacaatttgaaaaaaaattacaaactttaaaaaaaaaacgttCGATGATACAAAAAtggtatttttgacaaatttataaatatagatttattacaataatagtcgttgaagttgtttatataaatataaaaaaaaaaatatattcttatattttttttttgccaaattttgtaaaatattatttaatagagtatcgtcaatttctcgagaaaatatttatggtacgtttttaatggatttaattgaaaaaatcgaagtttatttacatcgatttatgtatcaaattctttgatcactaattataatgtttagttataactttgcaaccaaagttgttggtttttattaaatatatacgttaattcataccatttttatttttattttttatacaataatacataaaagttgatctagattcgttaattatttataataaagtcaTAATCTCTTCAAATCTTTCCGCAGATTATAATCATTATCTTAGTGCCTTCGTACCGTTActtatgatacaaataaacttagtgtgtcagacttgggagcctgatgaGTATATAAGGTTTTTAATCCATAACAAtataattaaaactttttaaatatatatttcacACCAAATAATTAACTCGATTACCCATTCATGTTATTCTCACACACTGATCTTAAAATGATGATCTCAAGGGACTTATCATAATGGATCACTGTAAGCAACGAGTAGATAATACTGTttcggggattccttagcaataaaagGCAataaaggcaaccatgggggggggggatagagTACCCGAATGAACGCACGGTTCATTAACAACTACATATTGTGAGTATGTCAGTGACTCAGTGTCTAGAAGAATGTCTAGAATAGTCAGTGATCGTCATTTATACTTTGTTAGATGACTAATCTCAATAGTACAATATTACAATGTTGGTCGGTACTTCAATACTAATAGATCAGTACTTCAACAATATATAATTTAATCATGTTCTATTACTTTATCTAACACAAATAGCATAAATACAGATAATAAGTGCATATAAAATCTAAGCATTtatatactttatatctatgtgtaagataaaagtaactacacactcgcgTCGTTAAGGGTGGATGATTTGTGGTATAGTTAGTCATTCACCTAACACTTTAGTTTTCCCTTTTAAATGACCTACATATAATtattactaagtcttagtctttGTTTGTATTATTCGAGACTATAACAATAGTATTTATATTCTTCATTAATCCCAATAAATACCGAGTTTTATCAAATAAGGATGACCAGGTAAATCATATTGGAAGTAGGATCCGTTTGGTATAtaatatattgtttgaaaaattcACTTTAAACACCGCACTAAgatctagcctagacatcattTCCGTAAGTAGCCCAATCAATATTATGATTGGaattactaataaatcttatttatacattcataataacaactatgaatataaatataagttacacttaaaaacATAGTAAGTGCAATTTAACTTACATGAATTTCTAACAAAAGTTTGGAAAGTCGCAGGCATAAGTTTGACCTCGAATACTTCTTTTTCGTTGGCCCTCTGATGTTGCAGCGCCACGCAGAAGTGCTTAGAAACATAAAAAATTCGGGGCTCAGGGTGTAGGAAAGTTTCTAGAGAGTTTGGAGTGAATTGTGTGAGAAAATTAAGCAAATCCGGCCATTATTTAAAGGTTGTCGAGGGGCGTGACGCGCCCTATCCTAGGCACGGCATGCCTACGTGTCAACCATCCAGTGGTGTTGTGTCGTCTAGAGGTAGGTGCGAGGGTTGGTTTTTAGGCGTGCCACATGTCATATTCTGGTGGAGTCGCGTTGCTTTTTCGCAGGTAAATCTCACaatcttaaaaaaaatcatatctttcacaTACACGTTTTGTTTTCGACGTTTTTGTATCCCAGGATTCATAtcaacgagtactacaactttcctttagatctcAACAGTTAATTTGCATTCTTTTTCATTTTACAGTCTATAAATGTGATATTGTAAAAGACTAcgaaattcataatttcttcaaaCGAGTTTCGTTCTCGACGTTCTTTATGTCGAAGGATTCGTATTTGCAAGGACATCAACTCTCGTTTACTGATGTttacaaaagtacccactaattttaatatttataacctaacaaacttagactatctatgcacttataggcagtgtacctagtcagattacagtatagcttaggtaagtcgggtgtcgatcacagggaacggttgattaatttaatatatttaattataggttataggtcacacgaaaagaataaagaaataaatttcaaactaacaattaattaactactctcgataaactaacaggaaaacaaatctcttcaggtactttggtttagacaaattacaccttaaaaacatagacaattgcatatataaattcatttattcatattcaccgattcctaaaatgattagattcgcgttcactataactaatcctttagcaaacaagtcaatttaaacagtgatcagttgattaaactaacatgcttcctagtgttcagttcgtatcaagcaagacttgtaaatatagtcaatcaaattaatcattcaattaacctcttgttaatggtcatcaaacaaggctcacacattaactttcttattctcaagttaatcctagtttcacattcgttatttctagacttataatctcgatggtcatcaaaaatcataagagacaagcaaatcaagcagatgttcatgcaacttaattcacttgacaattaacagaaaataatcatcattaacacataaggatcttttaacaagcttggcaagataaattaaacataaataaacaattcaattatagcaattagtctaataatcaaagcttcattcaatcataaacacaaagtaaaaggtttttacacccaaatcagaaactaaatacagaatagtaacacaatggaatgctaaacatggtcacgttaacaatccatatgattaccgacatgtatccgctctccaatccttccgatatccgctcccgttagcttaacggccttccggccgccttctaaacCCTCagaacggcttaacagaagttaaataTCGACTAAACTAAGTTgtaagtcgaatcccccctcctggttagctgaaaatcgacttttatagcctttgtagccgacttacatatgctgggcgtacataggattacgcggggcgtactaaggaTAATTACGCGATTGAACATATCCGAGGCAAgtctgtatgcggggcgtacccttaaggtacgcggggcgtacttcaaaTTGGCCGTTACGCGGCGCGTAATCGCTatggacgcggggcgtacttggtttctcaacattcttttctttcttttagcttctaagcccagtttccgcttcagtcttttcttttatgctttatcgacaacaaatagctgcaaaacataattcaaagcattatgagtactttttagttctaagagagaataaataaggccaaaatattaagataaagtgcataaaaatacatataaaaatacacatatcatttacattgttttggctaacaagTAACCTATATTTGTTCCGTATTGTATGACACATATTGTTGTATTGTGTCGAAtgtgaaacttcaaaaaatatatcttcttcatatgatttCAGATTTCTGCATTCTTTATACTAACAGGTTTGTAATTACAATTagtatgactttcatttagattattttaatCTAAGTAATCCtttatttttaagtttttatttaaCACAAtttatttaagtttaaaataaatttttgtacAAATATTTTATACACATAATATATGTCCAAACTTCatgcacataatatatatatatatatatatatatatatatatatatatatatatatatatatatatatatatatcatactatattataaagaaaacattttttttcaccACCTTAATTTGAAACTCTCATACATTTTTAcattcaccacattcatttgaaacttccatgatctttcaatttctttctaataataattataaattggttaataaggttaaataaatatcaaaccttaagtataatcatatacaaactaaatttcaatattgaaataatatatttacttctacttataaagttgtgtttttttttttttaacttttaacatattatacttaacttattagttttaatatagtattggatgtaaaccattatcattttaaagatacaattttggaacaatttatataaaatacttaaattattaatttaaatataacattacatggtcaacttaaatataaattttagtttaacttaaacaacctaaaaaatattttgtaaatcattaaaagtgataaattgtagtgtctttcaaataatgattataagttggttaataaagttaaactaaatttcacttttaaaataatatcttactTCTAGTTATAaacttatgtctttaacttttattatattatacttaatttattagatttaaaatgttgttgtctgtaaaccattatcagtttaaaaagctacaacttttgaacggtttggataaaatacttaaattattaatttaaatgtaACATTACAGTATCAACatcaatataataaaaaaaacaaagaatattttgtaaatagttaaaagtgataaatgcaaaaactaaattgtatctcaatttaactaaaatatttcctaaagatatttttataatcgttaaaagtttcaaataaatagcttaaaataacttacaatatcaataattaaaaataaatctatataaatgattatattgttacctttaaaataaaacaaaaccaatgtttgatgttttaaaaaattataatgatagaaactaaaacattaaacaaataaattttaaaaaattaactaacaataacaacaactataaataacattaaatcgtatattatatttatttttattcatgtgtaactcgccgGTAGAAATTATTCAAACGATTGAGtaaactacaatattaaaatctcatattatatttctatttataaaattatgactttaactttttaacatattatagttaacttagtagTTTAAATATGTTGTCATATGTGagcaattatcattttaaagtcacaacatttgtataatttatgagttgatgcaaaatagttaaattatcaATTTCAGTATaatattaaacaattaacttaaatcaaaatttcaattaaacttgaaaaaaaatcgaGAGACTactttataaatagttaaaggttataaattatagtgttaaacttAAATTGTAATCCTAACGtaacaaaaaaaacatgaaactactttttataattattaacaattttcaaataaatagcttaaaaataagttataataagaatagttaaaagtaatattatataaaaaactataatattttatttaaaaacaaaaacaatgttttttgttttaaataactaTAATCATAGTTAAAAGtacaattatatataaaaattatattgttgtctttaaaaacaaaaacaatgtttgatgttttaaataattacaatgatagaaattaaaattttaagcaaataaactttttaaaattaattaatcataacaacaactataaatatcattaaa includes these proteins:
- the LOC111878764 gene encoding uncharacterized protein LOC111878764 — protein: MKTLSGRSDVPAMSIKTRDDRRFSTSSRRSSMEMAIHHSSLEVYYGRAPVGVPFKWESQPGTPRVRFRETPLPPLTPPPSFLFNSPNTPNKKSQKPKGGGILHAVLPRLMTPTRKPYNSPASPASSESSSLFSTLSYSDSASSPYTLTMESRRKSFEDQDRSKSPVSTLCFRIRRGAK